Proteins from one Corynebacterium testudinoris genomic window:
- a CDS encoding sigma-70 family RNA polymerase sigma factor, which yields MTETELATRFEEEALPLLDQLYGGALRMTRNPTDAEDLVQETFLKAYKAFDSFKPGTNLKAWLYRIMTNTYINTYRKKQRQPAQSWDEEISDHQLYTTSSHDSTGLESAEVEALKNMPDGKIADAMNQLAEDYRMAVYYADVEGLAYKEIAEIMGTPLGTVMSRLHRGRKQLREALKEVAHEQGIGLDHPDMTDKQDAQKDTEASTR from the coding sequence ATGACAGAAACAGAGCTCGCCACCCGTTTCGAGGAAGAGGCCCTGCCCCTGCTCGACCAGCTCTACGGCGGTGCACTGCGCATGACCCGTAACCCCACCGACGCGGAAGACCTCGTCCAGGAAACCTTCCTCAAGGCATACAAGGCGTTTGATTCATTCAAACCGGGCACCAATCTCAAGGCGTGGCTGTACCGGATCATGACCAACACCTACATCAACACCTACCGCAAAAAACAGCGCCAACCTGCGCAGAGCTGGGACGAAGAGATCTCGGATCACCAGCTGTACACGACCAGCTCCCACGACTCCACCGGCCTGGAATCCGCCGAAGTGGAAGCGCTGAAAAACATGCCCGACGGCAAAATCGCCGACGCCATGAACCAGCTCGCGGAGGACTACCGCATGGCCGTCTACTACGCCGATGTGGAAGGTCTGGCCTACAAAGAAATCGCCGAGATCATGGGCACCCCGCTGGGAACCGTGATGTCGCGGCTCCACCGTGGAAGAAAACAACTGCGCGAGGCGTTAAAGGAAGTAGCGCACGAGCAAGGGATTGGTCTTGATCATCCCGATATGACTGACAAGCAAGACGCCCAGAAAGACACGGAAGCGAGCACCCGATGA
- a CDS encoding anti-sigma factor, with product MQSNLCALFDPATTREEAHAILSRVSSCPDCAGRLQSEHEIRALLKKCCTAEAAPVTLRQRITMEIRVTRFG from the coding sequence ATGCAGTCCAATCTGTGTGCCCTCTTCGACCCGGCCACGACCCGCGAAGAAGCCCACGCGATCCTCTCACGCGTCTCGTCGTGCCCCGACTGCGCCGGGCGTTTGCAGTCTGAGCACGAGATCCGGGCGCTACTTAAGAAGTGCTGCACGGCCGAGGCTGCTCCGGTGACGTTGCGGCAGCGGATCACCATGGAGATCCGGGTGACGCGCTTCGGCTGA
- a CDS encoding 50S ribosomal protein bL37: MSKRGRKRKDRRKKGANHGKRPNS; this comes from the coding sequence ATGAGCAAGCGTGGTCGTAAGCGTAAGGACCGCCGCAAGAAGGGCGCTAACCACGGTAAGCGCCCCAACTCCTAA
- a CDS encoding WhiB family transcriptional regulator has translation MDWRHEAVCRDEDPELFFPVGNSGPALTQIAKAKVVCNRCPVTSMCLKWALETGQDAGVWGGMSEDERRALKRRKNRGRGRARVAV, from the coding sequence ATGGATTGGCGCCACGAAGCAGTTTGCCGCGACGAAGACCCCGAGCTCTTCTTCCCCGTCGGCAACTCCGGCCCCGCACTTACCCAGATCGCAAAGGCAAAGGTTGTCTGCAACCGCTGCCCCGTTACCTCCATGTGCCTGAAGTGGGCCCTCGAGACCGGCCAGGACGCCGGCGTCTGGGGCGGCATGTCCGAGGACGAGCGCCGAGCGCTCAAGCGTCGCAAGAACCGTGGACGCGGTCGCGCCCGCGTCGCTGTCTAG